One window from the genome of Bradyrhizobium xenonodulans encodes:
- a CDS encoding DUF1194 domain-containing protein, whose amino-acid sequence MRLLFSIGAVLVAGMFAGGDVAGIAAPGPKFEPPKNQPQRLAADKDQTVDVELILAVDVSYSMDMDELAIQREGYAQAIQSKEFLQALKLGPNGRIAVTYFEWAASTDQKIIIPWRLVDGPETADAVAAEIMKTPIRRASRTSISGAINFAMPLFDEDPYRGLRRVIDISGDGPNNNGGPVTAARDAALEKGIVINGLPIMVKEPSYSTMDIDNLDYYYEDCVIGGPGSFVISIKDRDKFKEAIRTKLLMEVASRVPERPVMRTADKEPRVNCMIGEKIWSDRWGR is encoded by the coding sequence ATGCGCTTGCTGTTCTCGATCGGGGCTGTGCTTGTGGCCGGCATGTTTGCCGGAGGGGACGTCGCGGGCATCGCGGCACCAGGACCAAAATTCGAGCCGCCCAAAAATCAGCCGCAGCGGCTGGCGGCCGACAAGGATCAGACCGTCGATGTCGAGCTGATCCTCGCGGTGGATGTCTCCTACTCCATGGACATGGACGAGCTCGCGATCCAGCGCGAAGGCTATGCGCAGGCGATCCAGTCGAAGGAATTTCTGCAGGCGCTGAAGCTCGGTCCGAACGGCCGGATCGCTGTGACCTATTTCGAATGGGCCGCTTCGACCGACCAGAAGATCATCATTCCCTGGCGCCTGGTCGACGGACCCGAGACCGCGGACGCCGTCGCCGCCGAGATCATGAAGACACCGATCCGGCGCGCCTCGCGCACCTCGATTTCCGGCGCGATCAATTTCGCGATGCCGCTGTTCGACGAGGATCCCTATCGCGGCCTGCGCCGCGTCATCGACATCTCCGGCGATGGTCCCAACAACAATGGCGGCCCGGTCACTGCGGCGCGCGACGCCGCGCTCGAGAAGGGCATCGTCATCAACGGCCTGCCGATCATGGTCAAGGAGCCGTCCTATTCGACGATGGATATCGACAATCTCGATTACTATTACGAGGACTGCGTCATCGGCGGTCCCGGCTCCTTCGTCATCTCGATCAAGGATCGCGACAAGTTCAAGGAAGCGATCCGGACAAAACTTCTGATGGAGGTTGCGAGCCGCGTGCCGGAGCGGCCCGTGATGCGCACTGCGGACAAGGAGCCGCGCGTCAATTGCATGATCGGGGAGAAGATCTGGTCCGACCGCTGGGGGCGCTAG